A window from Pseudomonas sp. MRSN 12121 encodes these proteins:
- the nhaR gene encoding transcriptional activator NhaR, whose product MLNYRQLHYFWVVAKTGSIVRACEQLNLTPQTVSGQITLLEHTYGIELFRRVGRQLELTEAGRQALPYAEQMFQLGGELEAMLQARPNEQQILFRVGVADVVPKSIVYRLIAPTMELSEPIRITCREDKLERLLADLAIQRLDLVISDSPMPSHLDIKGYSQKLGECGISFFATQELAERYGKDFPQSLQGAPLLIPGQETVVRSRLLRWLAEQQIQPRIIGEFDDSALMQAFGQSGSGIFIGPSVIADEVTRQYGVQLIGQTDAVSESFYAISVERKVKHPGIVAITEGARRELFTAMGA is encoded by the coding sequence ATGCTCAATTACCGCCAACTGCATTATTTCTGGGTAGTCGCCAAGACCGGCAGCATCGTCCGCGCCTGCGAGCAACTGAACCTGACCCCGCAAACCGTCAGCGGCCAGATTACGCTGCTCGAACACACCTACGGCATCGAGCTGTTTCGCCGGGTCGGCCGGCAACTGGAGCTGACCGAGGCCGGACGCCAGGCCCTGCCCTACGCCGAACAGATGTTCCAGCTGGGCGGCGAGCTGGAGGCCATGCTGCAGGCCCGCCCCAACGAACAGCAGATCCTGTTTCGAGTCGGCGTGGCCGACGTAGTGCCCAAATCCATCGTCTATCGCCTGATCGCGCCGACCATGGAACTGAGCGAGCCAATCCGCATCACCTGCCGCGAAGACAAACTCGAGCGCCTGCTGGCCGACCTGGCCATCCAGCGCCTGGACCTGGTGATCTCCGACAGCCCCATGCCGTCGCATCTGGATATCAAGGGTTATAGCCAGAAACTCGGCGAGTGCGGTATCAGCTTCTTTGCCACCCAGGAGCTGGCCGAACGCTACGGGAAGGATTTTCCCCAGAGCCTGCAAGGCGCCCCGCTGCTGATTCCCGGGCAGGAAACCGTGGTACGCAGCCGCCTGCTGCGCTGGCTGGCCGAGCAGCAGATCCAGCCGAGGATCATCGGCGAATTCGACGACAGCGCCCTGATGCAGGCATTCGGCCAGTCCGGCAGCGGGATCTTTATCGGCCCCAGCGTGATCGCCGACGAGGTGACGCGCCAATACGGCGTGCAATTGATCGGCCAGACCGACGCGGTCAGCGAGTCGTTCTATGCCATTTCGGTCGAGCGCAAGGTCAAGCACCCCGGCATCGTGGCGATCACCGAAGGCGCCCGCCGCGAGTTGTTCACCGCGATGGGCGCCTGA
- a CDS encoding TerC family protein: MEYLLQLAASPTAWVALATLVVMEIVLGIDNLIFISILTNKLPEQHRAKARRIGIGMALILRLALLSTIAFIVQLTEPVIDVFGQTFSWKDMILIAGGLFLLWKATTEIHHSMDPAPEQTKSETAGVSLGFAAAIGQILMLDLVFSIDSIITAVGMTEHLPIMIIAVVVSVLVMLLAAEPLAKFINDNPTVVMLALGFLIMIGMTLIAEGFGAHVPKGYVYAAMAFSAAIEGLNMLARRARQKRLAAEEQAEA; encoded by the coding sequence ATGGAATACCTTTTACAACTCGCCGCCAGCCCCACCGCGTGGGTCGCCCTGGCTACCCTGGTGGTCATGGAAATCGTGCTGGGCATCGATAACCTGATCTTCATTTCGATCCTGACCAACAAACTGCCGGAGCAGCATCGGGCCAAGGCCCGCCGGATCGGCATCGGCATGGCCCTGATCCTGCGCCTGGCATTGCTCAGCACCATCGCGTTCATCGTGCAGCTGACCGAGCCGGTGATCGATGTCTTCGGCCAGACCTTCTCCTGGAAGGACATGATCCTGATTGCCGGTGGCCTGTTCCTGCTGTGGAAAGCCACGACGGAAATCCACCACAGCATGGACCCGGCGCCGGAGCAGACCAAGAGCGAGACGGCGGGCGTGTCCCTGGGCTTTGCCGCGGCGATCGGCCAGATCCTGATGCTCGACCTGGTGTTCTCCATCGACAGCATCATCACCGCGGTCGGCATGACCGAACACTTGCCGATCATGATCATCGCGGTAGTGGTTTCGGTGCTGGTGATGTTGCTGGCTGCCGAGCCGCTGGCCAAGTTCATCAATGACAACCCGACGGTGGTCATGCTGGCCCTGGGCTTCCTGATCATGATCGGCATGACCCTGATCGCCGAAGGCTTCGGTGCTCATGTGCCTAAAGGTTATGTGTATGCGGCCATGGCCTTCTCGGCTGCCATCGAAGGGCTGAACATGCTGGCCCGTCGTGCCCGGCAGAAGCGCCTGGCGGCTGAGGAACAAGCCGAAGCCTGA